The following proteins are encoded in a genomic region of Planctomycetota bacterium:
- a CDS encoding mechanosensitive ion channel family protein, with the protein MFASAPPQVVDNARNQFHILIETVSDPNWWINKAAAIGLILGVLLAAVIIARLLQKVINEVRDARKLPDSVVLPIRRFVRYVVYLIALLLVLQWFGVPMHSIWAALSAVAALVAIGFVAVWSVLSNISCSVMLMIFKPFRIGDRIELVENAAGPNVVGQVVDLTMMYVVIREETDDPARDGSTIQIPNNLFFQKTIRRTESKTGVNLEDHIEKHGLVGFSEDAKA; encoded by the coding sequence ATGTTCGCTAGCGCCCCGCCGCAGGTCGTCGACAACGCACGCAATCAGTTCCACATCCTGATCGAGACCGTGTCCGATCCGAACTGGTGGATCAACAAGGCGGCGGCGATCGGGCTCATCCTCGGCGTGCTGCTCGCGGCGGTCATCATCGCACGCCTGCTCCAAAAGGTCATCAACGAAGTCCGCGACGCCCGCAAGCTCCCCGACAGCGTCGTGCTGCCGATCCGACGGTTCGTGCGGTATGTCGTCTACCTGATCGCGTTGCTGCTGGTCTTGCAGTGGTTTGGCGTGCCGATGCACTCGATCTGGGCGGCGCTCAGCGCGGTGGCCGCCCTGGTCGCGATCGGGTTCGTCGCGGTGTGGTCGGTGCTGTCGAACATCAGTTGCTCGGTGATGCTGATGATCTTCAAACCGTTCCGCATCGGCGACCGCATCGAACTGGTCGAGAACGCCGCCGGGCCCAACGTCGTCGGGCAGGTGGTCGACCTGACCATGATGTACGTCGTCATCCGCGAGGAAACCGACGACCCCGCCCGCGACGGCAGCACGATCCAGATCCCCAACAACCTGTTCTTCCAAAAGACCATCCGCCGCACCGAGAGCAAGACCGGCGTCAACCTCGAAGACCACATCGAAAAGCACGGTCTGGTCGGCTTCAGCGAAGACGCGAAGGCGTGA
- a CDS encoding ferredoxin--NADP reductase, producing MNPADEALFNAKVVGREDLTPELCVIRVAPEKGEAPDFLPGQYATLGLPPAEDDTEQQAKKGLGRFWLRPYSIASPPSERRFLEFYVALVEDGAFTPKMWALQEGDGLWMGPKCKGTFTMEHLPRDQHIVTISTGTGLAPFMSMLNHYRGQDRWKTYTVIHGTRKCNDLGYRRELEAVVGDDPTVRYIPTCSREPDEPGNDWKGLRGRVNVAIETKNFRQFAGIDLDPADCQVFLCGNPQMIEDIEHDLHQRGFTTYQKKNNPDGNIHHEKYW from the coding sequence ATGAATCCAGCGGACGAAGCCCTGTTCAACGCGAAAGTCGTCGGCCGTGAAGACCTCACGCCCGAGTTGTGCGTGATCCGTGTCGCGCCCGAGAAGGGCGAGGCGCCCGACTTTCTGCCCGGTCAGTACGCGACACTCGGCCTGCCGCCGGCGGAGGATGACACGGAGCAGCAAGCGAAGAAGGGCCTCGGTCGGTTCTGGCTTCGGCCCTACTCGATCGCCTCGCCGCCGAGCGAGCGGCGCTTCCTCGAGTTCTACGTCGCGCTCGTCGAGGACGGGGCGTTCACGCCGAAGATGTGGGCGCTGCAAGAGGGCGACGGCTTGTGGATGGGGCCCAAGTGCAAGGGCACCTTCACGATGGAGCACCTGCCCCGCGATCAGCACATCGTCACCATCTCCACCGGTACCGGGCTCGCGCCCTTCATGTCGATGCTCAACCACTACCGCGGGCAGGATCGCTGGAAGACCTACACCGTCATCCACGGCACGCGCAAGTGCAACGACCTCGGGTACCGCCGCGAGCTCGAGGCGGTGGTCGGCGATGATCCGACGGTCCGCTACATCCCGACGTGCAGCCGGGAGCCGGACGAGCCGGGCAACGACTGGAAGGGTCTGCGTGGCCGGGTGAACGTCGCGATCGAGACCAAGAACTTCCGCCAGTTCGCCGGCATCGACCTCGACCCGGCCGACTGCCAGGTCTTCCTTTGCGGCAACCCGCAGATGATCGAAGACATCGAGCACGACCTGCACCAACGCGGCTTCACGACGTACCAGAAAAAGAACAACCCCGACGGCAACATCCACCACGAGAAGTACTGGTGA